The Streptomyces sp. NL15-2K genome contains a region encoding:
- a CDS encoding MFS transporter — protein MRWPRVRDGAVWAIPVALAIDAIGTGLYLPLSMVYSLTVTDLSETGVGLLLTAATACSLLLPLLVGRIVDRIGPRQVVIAGLLLQAAGFFLYLGVAGPVSLFLAALVEAVGLRVYWSSVFTLIAEQADGEARDQWFARAGMIRAAGTGVGTVVAGVLFALASQHAYRGMVLADAITFVVAAVTVGLFVRGARRAGGGPDGQSSDGVRHLLRNRPYLGLIGVNVLFNICTVFLAVATPVYVIRGLHAPGWAVGAFLTITTAVVATCTAEVTRRSRRRTSRGGAMAWGGRLWAAWCVAAAMAVLLPRGPLLVGYLALVMLLWATAEMLHGPASNALSAEAAPEGARGTYLAAFQYSFATADMVTPGLFGVLYGMSRVLPWVVVACLALTASVAIRPLERRLTGGKAAEGPSWEPWTGDAVREAPERRGAGDA, from the coding sequence GTGAGGTGGCCGCGAGTCCGGGACGGCGCCGTCTGGGCGATACCCGTGGCGCTGGCCATCGACGCCATCGGCACCGGGCTCTATCTCCCGCTGTCCATGGTCTACTCCCTCACCGTCACCGACCTGTCGGAGACCGGCGTCGGTCTGCTGCTGACCGCCGCCACCGCCTGCTCGTTGCTGCTGCCGCTGCTCGTCGGGCGGATCGTCGACCGCATCGGGCCGCGGCAGGTGGTGATCGCGGGGTTGTTGTTGCAGGCCGCCGGGTTCTTCCTGTACCTGGGGGTGGCCGGTCCGGTGTCGCTGTTCCTCGCGGCGCTTGTCGAGGCGGTGGGGCTGCGGGTGTACTGGTCGTCGGTCTTCACGCTGATCGCCGAGCAGGCGGACGGGGAGGCCAGGGACCAGTGGTTCGCCCGGGCGGGCATGATCCGGGCGGCCGGCACCGGCGTCGGCACGGTGGTCGCGGGCGTGCTGTTCGCGCTCGCCTCGCAGCACGCCTATCGGGGAATGGTGCTGGCGGATGCGATCACCTTCGTCGTCGCAGCGGTGACCGTCGGGCTGTTCGTACGCGGTGCACGGCGGGCGGGTGGCGGGCCTGACGGTCAATCCTCGGACGGCGTACGGCATTTGCTGCGCAACCGGCCGTATCTGGGCCTGATCGGCGTGAACGTCCTGTTCAACATCTGCACGGTCTTCCTCGCCGTGGCGACACCGGTCTACGTGATCCGTGGGCTGCACGCGCCGGGCTGGGCGGTCGGCGCCTTCCTCACGATCACCACGGCGGTCGTGGCCACCTGTACGGCCGAGGTCACCCGTCGCTCCCGACGGCGCACTTCCCGGGGCGGCGCGATGGCTTGGGGCGGGCGGCTGTGGGCGGCCTGGTGCGTGGCCGCCGCCATGGCGGTGCTCCTGCCGCGGGGCCCGCTGCTGGTCGGCTACCTGGCGCTGGTGATGCTGCTGTGGGCTACGGCGGAGATGCTGCACGGGCCGGCCTCGAACGCCCTCTCCGCGGAGGCGGCGCCGGAGGGGGCGCGAGGGACCTATCTGGCTGCGTTCCAGTACTCGTTCGCGACGGCGGACATGGTGACGCCCGGCCTGTTCGGCGTCCTCTATGGCATGAGCCGGGTGCTGCCGTGGGTGGTCGTGGCCTGCCTGGCGCTGACGGCGAGCGTGGCGATCCGGCCTCTGGAGCGGCGCTTGACCGGCGGCAAAGCGGCGGAAGGCCCGTCGTGGGAGCCGTGGACAGGTGACGCGGTGCGGGAGGCGCCTGAGCGGCGGGGTGCGGGAGACGCCTGA
- a CDS encoding oxygenase MpaB family protein produces MTYTEASMDALRQAGDELADATVTALFERGEVAKFNTLMRYVSTAGAPLPDGLPDVAREYLEATRVPPAWVDWSEMEKARLFFIDNNVHISTALSFASMPACYVVPHVAKLLSTSHGLKYPSKRMAETGQFTVYLMQPDAFEAGSRFIPAAQKVRLLHASIRHHLKRENRWDTEAHGTPICQEDMIGGQMFFSLLVLDSLHRLGIHMSTEGAEAYYYAWRVVGAMLGIDQGPVPKSLDEARQFLDLYMVRHMGPSEEGTHLTRQLIDLYEEVVPGTLCDPIVSALIRYLIGDTCADWLHVPRTPWDTVVKAVPHLLGVLETIEDRSPLGAWALDRLGHLTTVFELSSLTRGRVMHYAIPEHLKKDYGISSAVPRTHRWTPPTATVS; encoded by the coding sequence ATGACTTACACCGAGGCATCGATGGACGCCCTGCGGCAGGCCGGTGACGAACTCGCCGACGCCACCGTCACCGCACTCTTCGAACGCGGTGAGGTGGCCAAGTTCAACACCCTGATGCGCTACGTCTCCACCGCCGGCGCTCCCCTGCCGGACGGGCTGCCCGACGTCGCGCGCGAGTACCTCGAGGCCACCCGCGTCCCGCCGGCCTGGGTGGACTGGTCGGAGATGGAGAAGGCCCGGCTGTTCTTCATCGACAACAACGTGCACATCTCCACCGCGCTGTCCTTCGCCTCGATGCCCGCCTGCTACGTCGTCCCGCACGTGGCGAAACTGCTGTCGACCTCCCACGGGCTGAAGTACCCCTCCAAACGGATGGCGGAGACCGGCCAGTTCACCGTCTACCTGATGCAGCCCGACGCCTTCGAGGCCGGCAGCCGCTTCATCCCCGCCGCCCAGAAGGTCCGCCTCCTGCACGCCTCCATCCGCCACCACCTCAAACGTGAGAACCGCTGGGACACCGAGGCCCACGGGACGCCGATCTGCCAGGAGGACATGATCGGCGGGCAGATGTTCTTCTCCCTGCTCGTGCTGGACAGCCTGCACCGCCTCGGCATCCACATGTCGACGGAAGGCGCGGAAGCCTACTACTACGCCTGGCGCGTCGTCGGTGCCATGCTCGGCATCGACCAGGGCCCCGTCCCCAAGTCCCTCGACGAGGCCCGCCAGTTCCTCGACCTGTACATGGTCCGGCACATGGGACCTTCCGAGGAGGGCACGCACCTGACCCGGCAGTTGATCGACCTCTACGAGGAGGTGGTGCCCGGCACCCTCTGCGACCCGATCGTCTCCGCCCTCATCCGCTACCTCATCGGCGACACCTGCGCCGACTGGCTCCATGTGCCCCGCACCCCGTGGGACACCGTCGTCAAGGCCGTGCCCCACCTCCTCGGCGTCCTGGAGACCATCGAGGACCGCTCCCCGCTCGGCGCCTGGGCCCTGGACCGCCTCGGCCACCTCACCACCGTCTTCGAGCTGTCCTCCCTCACCCGCGGACGCGTCATGCACTATGCGATCCCCGAACATCTCAAGAAGGACTACGGCATCTCCAGCGCGGTGCCCCGCACTCACCGGTGGACCCCGCCGACCGCCACAGTCTCTTGA
- a CDS encoding polyprenyl synthetase family protein — protein MASDRWEPAAFKARVDQVLRRFVSQEADELAAIDPLLGAVAEQLETAVADGKRLRAAFCYWGWRAVGQPDSDALVRAAASMELVHAAAVVHDDLIDDSPLRHGRPTAHVALRGAVGHRPGSDTAARSLAMLVGDLLMALAGQLFATSGLPAAYLLRARPLWSVMARELIAGECLEILRTGAGPDTEASLKVIRYKSAKYTVEQPLLIGGALAGAGARQREGYSAYGLPLGEAFQLRDDLLGLFGDPERTGKANADDVRGQRPTALLAETWRLAGDGERELLRALLGRGDLDGAGLNTVREVMRRLKAPDRIENMIRARIEKALDALHELDVPAHAAVALTALAHSATVRLS, from the coding sequence ATGGCGTCTGACCGTTGGGAGCCGGCCGCGTTCAAAGCCCGCGTCGACCAGGTGCTGCGCCGGTTCGTCTCCCAGGAGGCCGATGAGTTGGCGGCCATCGATCCGCTCCTGGGCGCGGTGGCCGAGCAGTTGGAGACGGCGGTCGCGGACGGCAAGCGACTGCGGGCGGCGTTCTGCTACTGGGGGTGGCGTGCGGTGGGACAGCCGGACAGCGATGCCCTGGTGCGGGCGGCGGCCTCCATGGAGCTGGTGCACGCCGCCGCGGTCGTGCACGACGATCTCATCGACGACAGCCCGCTACGGCACGGGCGGCCCACGGCCCACGTCGCCCTGCGCGGTGCCGTAGGGCACCGTCCTGGCTCCGATACCGCCGCACGGTCGCTGGCGATGCTGGTGGGAGACCTGCTGATGGCGCTGGCCGGACAGCTGTTCGCCACCAGTGGGCTGCCCGCCGCATATCTCCTCCGGGCCCGCCCGTTATGGTCGGTGATGGCCCGCGAACTGATCGCGGGCGAGTGTTTGGAGATCCTGCGTACCGGAGCCGGTCCGGACACCGAGGCGTCGCTGAAGGTGATCCGGTACAAGAGCGCCAAGTACACCGTCGAGCAGCCGCTGCTGATCGGGGGTGCCCTGGCCGGGGCGGGCGCACGGCAGCGCGAGGGCTACTCCGCGTACGGGCTGCCGCTGGGCGAGGCGTTCCAGCTACGGGACGACCTGCTCGGCCTGTTCGGAGACCCGGAACGCACCGGCAAGGCCAACGCCGACGATGTGCGCGGCCAGCGGCCCACGGCGCTACTGGCAGAGACATGGCGCCTCGCCGGCGACGGCGAGCGGGAACTGCTGCGGGCCCTGCTGGGCCGAGGTGACCTTGACGGAGCGGGTCTGAACACCGTGCGCGAGGTGATGCGCCGGCTGAAGGCGCCCGACCGCATCGAGAACATGATCAGGGCACGGATCGAGAAGGCTCTCGATGCCCTCCATGAGCTGGACGTACCGGCGCACGCCGCCGTTGCCCTGACCGCACTGGCGCATTCGGCGACGGTCCGCCTGTCCTGA
- a CDS encoding polyprenyl synthetase, with protein sequence MTQEAGQHGGLEGRALLLAAGVADLAVSTLGSALGTVRGLLRRSDAAELTAEAEHDLMARGRLVLDRYAAVPPAHLEILARQALARKAADGV encoded by the coding sequence ATGACGCAAGAAGCCGGACAACACGGGGGCCTGGAAGGCCGGGCGCTGCTGCTTGCGGCCGGAGTGGCCGATCTGGCGGTGAGCACGCTGGGTTCGGCTCTGGGGACGGTGCGGGGGCTGCTGCGCCGCTCGGACGCCGCGGAGCTGACGGCGGAGGCCGAGCACGATCTCATGGCGCGTGGGCGCCTGGTGCTGGACCGGTACGCGGCCGTGCCCCCGGCCCACTTGGAGATACTCGCCCGGCAGGCGCTGGCTCGGAAGGCCGCCGATGGCGTCTGA
- a CDS encoding YciI family protein, whose product MEFFCYHRDRPGSVTLRNALLEEHWSYMDRYAAEMIARGPTFAADGDTPTGSVHIVDLPDPAAARAFAFDEPNYQAGAYRDVLLRRWRNMLGRTMWDFPGGRTGGNRYLVLGLGAGQAADLVVPPDQDELIAYGPLLSDDGATWLGTAVLLRTPDRDTARAVLTRDQYADIEVHDWEFGGRRS is encoded by the coding sequence ATGGAGTTCTTCTGCTACCACCGCGATCGGCCCGGTTCCGTCACGTTGCGCAACGCGCTGCTGGAAGAGCACTGGTCGTACATGGACCGTTACGCGGCCGAGATGATCGCTCGCGGCCCGACCTTCGCCGCCGACGGCGACACGCCCACCGGCAGTGTGCACATCGTCGACCTGCCGGATCCCGCTGCCGCCCGCGCGTTCGCCTTCGACGAGCCCAACTACCAGGCCGGCGCGTACCGGGACGTGCTGCTGCGCCGGTGGCGCAACATGCTGGGACGCACCATGTGGGATTTCCCTGGTGGCCGGACCGGGGGCAACCGGTACCTGGTGCTCGGCCTCGGCGCGGGGCAGGCCGCCGACCTCGTAGTGCCGCCCGACCAGGACGAGCTGATCGCGTACGGGCCGCTGCTGTCCGACGACGGTGCCACCTGGCTGGGTACGGCCGTGCTGCTCAGGACCCCGGACCGGGACACGGCGCGCGCTGTCCTGACCCGGGACCAGTATGCCGACATCGAGGTCCATGACTGGGAGTTCGGCGGGCGGCGGTCATGA
- a CDS encoding alpha/beta fold hydrolase gives MAWISALGSAAGRGGGRVGQAAAGQWGLLLGGPLLRRQSAAGSGSERGHVVVEPRTAWFVQGQAADLGPVTVAYERQGAGEPVVLLHGLGSHRLTWDTVMPLLTEQREIIAMDLPGFGESPDLDPGIPRDLDTAVLWLGSVFAALGVERPHVVGHSLGGLIALRLGQAGLARSVTAIAPAGFWTGAERRYTYAMVNAARQGVRLLPDPALQALVRTAPARAVLTGTLYGRPELCPPHVVVAALRTLRESAAFKATLRAGRAPGLFTGDIPDVPVTIAWGTRDRLLPARQAARVRAMIPDARLVPLPDCGHVPMLDAPDLVAHAILRATDPARQSQPGPSGTDAGSAI, from the coding sequence ATGGCCTGGATATCTGCGCTCGGTTCGGCAGCCGGCCGAGGTGGTGGCCGCGTCGGCCAGGCCGCGGCCGGCCAGTGGGGCCTCCTGCTCGGCGGGCCGCTATTGCGGCGACAGTCCGCAGCGGGATCCGGTAGTGAGCGGGGACACGTCGTTGTCGAGCCGCGGACGGCTTGGTTCGTGCAGGGCCAGGCCGCGGACCTGGGGCCCGTGACAGTGGCGTACGAGCGGCAGGGGGCCGGCGAACCCGTGGTCCTGCTGCACGGGCTCGGCTCTCACCGGCTGACCTGGGACACGGTCATGCCCCTGCTGACCGAACAGCGGGAGATCATCGCGATGGACCTCCCGGGCTTCGGCGAGTCTCCCGACCTGGATCCCGGTATCCCTCGTGACCTGGATACGGCCGTGCTGTGGCTGGGTTCGGTGTTTGCGGCGCTGGGTGTGGAGCGGCCGCACGTGGTGGGTCACTCGCTGGGCGGGCTGATCGCGCTGCGCCTGGGGCAGGCAGGGCTGGCGCGCAGCGTGACGGCGATCGCTCCGGCCGGCTTCTGGACCGGCGCCGAGCGGCGCTACACCTACGCCATGGTGAACGCGGCCCGCCAGGGAGTTCGGCTGCTGCCCGACCCGGCGCTGCAGGCACTGGTGCGCACCGCGCCCGCCCGCGCCGTGCTGACCGGCACCCTGTACGGCCGACCCGAGCTGTGCCCGCCGCATGTGGTGGTCGCGGCGCTGCGGACGCTGCGGGAGTCGGCGGCGTTCAAGGCGACCCTGCGGGCCGGGCGTGCACCAGGTCTGTTCACCGGCGACATCCCCGATGTACCGGTCACGATCGCGTGGGGCACCCGCGACCGCCTTCTGCCGGCACGGCAGGCGGCACGTGTCCGCGCGATGATCCCTGACGCCCGCCTGGTGCCGCTGCCCGACTGCGGTCACGTGCCGATGCTGGACGCTCCCGACCTGGTCGCCCACGCGATCCTCCGTGCCACCGACCCCGCACGGCAGTCGCAGCCGGGACCCAGTGGCACCGATGCGGGTTCCGCGATCTGA
- a CDS encoding VanW family protein: MRPRIASVPPLALVGGALTIGVGGLYLAGLLLTGGEIDAGTTVRGVDIGGLSPGEATRKLEKHLAASGSQELRVKVGDRRGAVDPRRAGLTFDARQTVDRAARSGADPFSVIGGLFRSGGDIEPVVRVDEDKTRAALEKLSKTLDQKVRDGAITFTDGQVEQVAARSGHALDVDAAVDTLRTSFLRGKADSVTALPARETKPKVTADEVRRAVREFAQPAVSAPITLTTGGKRFTIDQTVVSEYLTMRPDDTGRLIPRLDGKGLLAAQAVARPLADIVGRAENARLRLDGDKVEVAADGRIGQEVTDKALSKAVLPLLTKSGADRTGELATRKTQPEVTRANAAQLGLTEKMSSFTVNFEPAAYRTKNVGRAVELINGSVVMPNKTWSFNRTVGERTEANGFGEGIIILNDQFTKASGGGVSAVATTVFNAMFFAGVKPVEYGAHSFYIERYPEGREATVAWGSLDLRFTNDSGNAIYIQAESTDTSVTITFLGTRKYDEIKSVKGPRTKVIQPEQKVSTDKECVPQTPLEGFDVAVERVFYNDGREVKREPFRTRYVPRDEITCE, encoded by the coding sequence ATGCGCCCCCGAATTGCCTCCGTTCCGCCCCTCGCCCTGGTCGGCGGTGCGCTGACCATCGGCGTCGGCGGTCTGTATCTCGCCGGTCTGCTGCTCACGGGCGGTGAGATAGACGCGGGTACGACGGTGCGCGGCGTGGACATCGGGGGCCTGAGCCCTGGCGAGGCCACCCGGAAGCTGGAGAAGCACCTCGCCGCGTCCGGCTCACAGGAACTGCGCGTGAAGGTCGGCGACCGCAGGGGCGCGGTCGATCCGCGGCGGGCCGGACTCACCTTCGACGCTCGACAGACCGTCGACCGGGCGGCGCGCAGCGGAGCCGATCCGTTCAGCGTGATCGGCGGGCTCTTCCGCTCGGGTGGTGACATCGAGCCGGTCGTACGCGTCGACGAGGACAAGACCCGCGCCGCCCTCGAGAAGCTGTCGAAAACACTTGATCAAAAGGTCCGCGACGGTGCGATCACCTTCACCGACGGGCAGGTCGAGCAGGTCGCTGCGCGCAGCGGGCATGCGCTGGACGTGGACGCCGCGGTGGACACGCTGCGCACCTCCTTCCTGCGCGGCAAGGCGGACTCGGTCACGGCCCTGCCCGCCCGCGAGACCAAGCCGAAGGTCACGGCGGACGAGGTGCGGCGGGCGGTGCGCGAGTTCGCGCAGCCGGCCGTGTCGGCGCCCATCACGCTCACCACGGGCGGCAAGCGGTTCACGATCGACCAGACCGTCGTGAGCGAGTACCTCACGATGCGGCCGGACGACACCGGCAGGCTGATACCGAGGCTCGACGGCAAGGGCCTGCTCGCCGCCCAGGCGGTGGCCCGCCCCCTGGCCGACATCGTCGGCAGGGCCGAAAACGCCAGGCTGCGGCTCGACGGTGACAAGGTCGAGGTGGCCGCCGACGGCAGAATCGGCCAGGAAGTCACCGACAAGGCGCTGAGCAAGGCCGTGCTGCCGCTGCTCACCAAGTCGGGCGCCGACCGCACCGGCGAACTGGCCACGCGCAAGACCCAGCCGGAGGTGACCCGCGCGAACGCCGCGCAGCTGGGGCTGACGGAGAAGATGTCCTCCTTCACCGTCAACTTCGAACCGGCCGCATACCGTACGAAGAACGTCGGCCGGGCCGTGGAACTCATCAACGGCTCCGTCGTCATGCCGAACAAGACCTGGAGCTTCAACCGGACCGTCGGCGAGCGGACCGAGGCCAACGGCTTCGGCGAGGGCATCATCATCCTCAACGACCAGTTCACCAAGGCGTCCGGAGGAGGCGTTTCCGCCGTCGCCACGACCGTCTTCAACGCGATGTTCTTCGCCGGGGTGAAGCCCGTGGAGTACGGCGCCCACTCCTTCTACATCGAGCGTTACCCGGAGGGCCGAGAGGCGACGGTCGCCTGGGGCAGCCTCGATCTCAGGTTCACCAACGACTCCGGAAACGCCATCTACATCCAGGCCGAGTCCACCGACACCTCCGTGACCATCACCTTCCTCGGCACCAGGAAGTACGACGAGATCAAGTCGGTCAAGGGCCCGCGCACCAAGGTGATACAGCCGGAGCAGAAGGTGAGCACCGACAAGGAGTGCGTGCCGCAGACTCCTCTCGAGGGCTTCGACGTCGCCGTGGAGCGGGTCTTCTACAACGACGGCCGGGAAGTGAAGCGGGAGCCGTTCCGCACCCGCTACGTCCCGCGTGACGAGATCACCTGCGAATGA